The window CTATAAATCCATGATAATTCGCAATCCAAGAGATgttgataaatattatactcTGAAATCAACAAAAACATTTTTCCTTCTCAGACTCATTTAAAATGGCCTTATTAACGCTACATTGGAGTCTGGATGGCATCATCATCCTTTCGTCCCTGATAATTGCCGCCTATCTGTTCGTGACTCGGAAATTTAATTACTGGTCGAAACGGGGCGTGAAAGAGCTTGCACCTACGCCTTTCGTAGGCAACTTCATGGACTGTCTCCTATCAAAAAAATCAGCACCGCAATTTCTCAAGGATCTATATAATTATGGCAGAGATTTGTCTTTGTTGGGTTTCTACATCTTCGACAAACCTTACCTGTTAATTCGCGATCCAGAACTCATAAAGCACGTCCTAGTGAAAGACTTCGACTATTTCCCGGATAGATACTCGTGTGCAGATGAGAAAGATGATCGTCTTGGATATgcaaatgtgttcatgatgaaAAATCCACGATGGAAATCTCTCAGGCAAAAATTGACGCCATTTTTTACTCCCGGCAAGCTGAAGAAAATGTTCGATATAATGCTGGCGGTGACCGACGACCTTGGAAAGCATCTTGGTTCGTTGCATTTGGAAGGTAGGTCGCATTTCTAGCGCATTTACATAATAACAGATTGACCATGAGAAATTGTTGTTAgttcgatatatatttttaaaacaataattcttatttaatagaaatgttTAACAAAACTGAAAGTCAATGCTCTGTGGCGCGATGGACttcaaattttacaattattgtgttttgattaaaaatataatagtgCCAGACACATGATAAGAAATCCAATATCTGTTTCAGGCGAAGGAAAAGTAATCGAGTTCAAGGATATTTGCGGAAATTTCACTACCGATATGATCGGTAGCACTGCGTTTGGCTTAAAAGTAGGTTCGTTGGAGAATCCAAAGGCACCGTTCCGTGAATGTGGCAGGAAAATCTTCGATTATGATTTCCATCGTAGCATGGAATTCCTTATTATATTCTTCATCCCTGGATTAGTTAAGTATCTTAAACCGAAGTTCTTTGGAAAAAAGGCCACTAACTTCCTCCGATCTGTTTTCTGGGATGTGATTGAACAACGAGTCGATTCGGATCAAAAGAGGAATGATCTCATCGATTTGCTGATCGAGATGAGGGAGAAATACAAGAACGATGAAAGTCTGAAGGATTACAGTATGTATTTTCTAGAACATTTTACTAATTTCTATTAGTGAAGTAAGTTAGTTATGAATCGTCAGAGATCGGAAGTTTCGAGTAACATGCTCTgtgaattacaattttatccatATACTTATTCCGTCAACTTCCCGCGAGACAGAGAAAAAATAATGTAACTACTGCTTCAAACATAATTGTATTCGTgttagaaattgaaaatattgcacaaatatttatattggaTAATTTACATTCAGGTTATTTTCCAATTGTGCTAAATATACTAGATCGATTTCAACTTTTGCGATATTGTTTAATTTGAGTGTTTCAGAATTCGATGGTGACGATTTAGTATCACAAGCTGCCATATTTTATATCGGTGGTTCTGAAACATCAGCTACCACCATGTCTTTCACACTGTACGAACTTGCATTGAACCTAGATGTACAGAAGACGCTTAGGGTAGAGATTCACGATGCTCTGGTGAAAACTGGTGGCAAAATCACATACGATATGGTACAGCAACTACAAAGATATTAATTTGGATACGCAAATGAACAGTATGTGAAGgaagttataatataattgtaaacaTACTAAGAAATATAATGTTTCACAGATTACGACGTTACCATACCTCAATATGGTAATTTCAGAAACCCTTCGTAAATATCCATCTATAGCATACTTGGATCGAGTTACCCTTGCCGATTACAAAGTGCCTAATTCCGATTTGGTGCTAGAGAAAGGTACcccaatatttatttcgataatggGTTCGCACTACGATCCACGGTACTTCCCGAATCCGGAAAAGTATGACCCGCTCCGATTTACCGAGGAAGCCAAACGTGCCAGGCCAAGTTTCGTCTACTTGCCCTTTGGTGAGGGTCCCCGCGTCTGCATTGGTTAGTAAAATTTTCCGAGATACTTTCCAACATCTCTAACGTGAGAGCTATCGATGGGAAAAGTATGAAAGTACTgttaaaataatcgaaattaaGTACATATATGTGCAAAAATTTATACTTCTAGTTATACTAGCAGTTACAAAACACGATTGGATTTGACCTTTAGATCATACcttcttatattattattatatacgaaTTTTTGTATTAGGAGATCGACACCTTTTTGTTTTGAAATCTCTTTTGCCTCGGGAATATGCATATGGTAAAATTAAACATTACCAGTGTCACGCTGACGTaagttaaaattataaaaaatgaatagaaaaatCTGAAGACGGAATACAATCTAACAGAAGTTTATCTCTTTTTTACACCACTAGTTAAGAAGAAACTGCCAGAAtgcgaataaatatttaataacgtgTTACACGGCATTATCTATCAAACATATTAATTTGGTACAGTTTGCTATATTCTGCCATCAGACATATTGATacagtttataattattaaacaaatagaTTTCTATCGTAGCACACATTCCCGAATAGATAATTGATTAAGTTTCTATTCTTGTCATTGGCATTATCAGAAAGATGCAAGTAGCAACGTGTATCTTTAAACATTCTGTTGGCTGTCACTTTTAATCTTAATCTTTCATTCTTTGTTTCAGGTATGCGATTGGGACTCATGCAATCCAAACTTGGAGTCGTACAGGTATTGAAGGACTACGAAGTTTCACCTTGTGAGAAAACGGA is drawn from Bombus terrestris chromosome 12, iyBomTerr1.2, whole genome shotgun sequence and contains these coding sequences:
- the LOC100642816 gene encoding cytochrome P450 6k1; the encoded protein is MALLTLHWSLDGIIILSSLIIAAYLFVTRKFNYWSKRGVKELAPTPFVGNFMDCLLSKKSAPQFLKDLYNYGRDLSLLGFYIFDKPYLLIRDPELIKHVLVKDFDYFPDRYSCADEKDDRLGYANVFMMKNPRWKSLRQKLTPFFTPGKLKKMFDIMLAVTDDLGKHLGSLHLEGEGKVIEFKDICGNFTTDMIGSTAFGLKVGSLENPKAPFRECGRKIFDYDFHRSMEFLIIFFIPGLVKYLKPKFFGKKATNFLRSVFWDVIEQRVDSDQKRNDLIDLLIEMREKYKNDESLKDYKFDGDDLVSQAAIFYIGGSETSATTMSFTLYELALNLDVQKTLRVEIHDALVKTGGKITYDMITTLPYLNMVISETLRKYPSIAYLDRVTLADYKVPNSDLVLEKGTPIFISIMGSHYDPRYFPNPEKYDPLRFTEEAKRARPSFVYLPFGEGPRVCIGMRLGLMQSKLGVVQVLKDYEVSPCEKTETPVTLDPKAIVTTALGGLYLNVRKTTTAAG